Below is a genomic region from Ictalurus punctatus breed USDA103 chromosome 12, Coco_2.0, whole genome shotgun sequence.
gtgtgcacctcatgtaatagttgtgtatgagtccctcagttgtcctcactgtgaaaagatggatctcatcATCATATAGCTGTtgggaaagggctcaaatatgcagaagatgctggaaaagtaaagaatgtgcatgACCTGGGGGATTTTTCTGAAGGACagtaactgctcaggacaaacaagagactcatgaacatctatcacaacacacaaaaagagtcgtggatcatccaggtaatgacacacagtattaagaatcaatgGTATGTAAAATTTTGATcagggtaatttttataaattcagctattatcttgtggattatatgtaaacatctgttatgtgaaatagtttattcaggacagtactaaataaacatgggatttttatgatcaatctgattttgtagattctgcaaggggtatgtaaacatgtaaaacacAACTGTATACCCACCCaactaccaacacacacacacacacacacacacacacacacaaattcaaccacttaaaaacagcaaggacctttataaacaattaaaaatagaatataatatgaacattttaacaaattagcaaattgcaccccccccccccccccccccccccaaaaaaaaaaaaaaaaaaaaccatgcaccacagttaaaacactctaaataccttCCTTTTGCAAAAGTCTGCTCTTGAGCCCAcactctcgatctgatgccagctggagccacctcttcatggtcccctcgacctccatctctgcagcattagccgtgaagaggtttcAATGAACTGCAGCTTTGAAATAAAGCAATACATATCATGAGGTCATTATGAATCTTAGGTATTAATtatgcttataccatggtcagtgtgaatactggattctgattgactggaaggtgtgcattataactgtttattgcacaggtagttccagtcagtttgatcacCGCAATAATTTCTAAATCAATGTGCAGACTacatgcgcacgcacacacagacactcgagcatacacattcatatgcacagacacttcttgccagtgctgtctgcaactttaacaataaaaatagcttTGCTAGTGAAAAGCTACATTATATTTTTCAGCAACAAGGTGTTACCATCACTGTTTatgaagtaattcaactctcagttttactacactactgctgcgcaacactgactgctgagaggcacacatgatgcaggtaattcatacatgcttaatctctctctctgatagatacctgtcaattcattcaaataaatgtaatctcatcacactactttatctctgtgtctgatttatatcgggcaaaattccagatctaacggcctaactaatagaaattaaTGGTCATTTTAAACTACTAATCAAAGTTTGCGCTTGTAAAATCAATGACAACTTTACCTTTAttttgtggaaagaccatggtataggcggggtaatccatggctaggtgtgcattaaacgatttgaatgagtggttcttttcctccacatcatgcactacaattgtttaatgcacatctagccatggattactccttacatatcatctgagagagacagctaattctgtatgtaaacagatatacttaccaatcatgacctctccgagttggagagcggccagtgaagtctttccattgactcccctTCAATTGAGGTTCTTTGCCAGGGAGTTAGCAATCACTCTCTTCAATATGCACCAGATGCAGTCGAGCACATCCATTACGCGTCAATATGtgccaaccagtttacctgaaaccgatgatttttataacaataatatcatataaaataacaaaaataaataattaacaagcatgtattgcctcatcaactgtgtcagtgcttctcactacttctgcagttaccctgccctgtgtgttttccatgttttcctcttctaccaaagattaggtcataacagttccctcatatcaaagtggtgttgaatgtgctttgagtatgagtgtgtcaccttgagaaaacagaaacgctctcagtagctgtgtaattgtgcaaacAATTGTTAACCAAAATATTCTCACCAGTTTTTacttgtaatctgggctctgtttcATCCTTTACTCCAGACTAAACAGttcatcaatatccaaaggctgcacctggacctcctgtagttgaagcaatctcagtggtttgttggtccagcaccatctctaatttagtcaacacctccctcagcatggctatgataaagaagttaacaatatttacaaatgatacacactacaaaattatacaactccatcctcagtcttattcctaacctacacaaattccagtaagatggctgagtggaaatcacggtTGGTCCTACCTGGTTCTGATGATTGCTGGGGGGCCCCCCGTAAAGACTGACAGCGCTACAAGAGAACACTGTGTTAAGGGAAGTGGGGGAAAATGTTCTACAAAATGaatacctacaaaagaaagtcaatcagaaagcagaagaatatACTCACATGGCATATCGTCTGTCAGCTGCCAGTTCTGCAGCATCTCTGTGAACGAGCCATGTGCTGCTGGTAAAGCGGTGGTGGGAACAGGGGTGAAAGTGACTTTTGGGGTGACTGTGGGGAAGTTAACAGTGGGGGCAGGTGGAAGAATTTGTTTGGGTGGTGCAGCACACATCCTCTGACTCGAACAATtctggaaagacttcactggccGCTCTCCAACTCGCAGAGgtcgtgattggtaagtatGTCTGTTTAcctacagaattagctgtctctctcagatgatatgtaaggggtaagcCACGGCTAGGTATGcatcgtttaatgcacacctagccatggattaccccgcttataccatggtctttccacaattaacaacgttaaagctgtcattgattttaGAAGCAGACACTTTGATTATAAGTTTAAAATGACAAttaatttctattagttaggtcgttagatctggaattttgcttgatatacagtatctcacaaaagtgagattacacatttttgtaaatatttgattatatcttttcatgtgacaacactgaagaaatgacactttgctacaatgtaaagtagtgagtgtacagcttgtataacagtgtaaattttctgtcccctcaaaataactttacacacagccattaatgtgtaagccactggcaacaaaagtgagtacacccctaagaaTAGCCATGCAGCCAAGCATGAccgccatgcagaccaatttgatgcagtgtgcggcgtatggtctgagcactgacatgctgaccccccaccccttcaacctctgcagcaatactggcagcatTCATAGtctattcattgagggaaccatgaatgccaacatgtattgtgacatactgaagcagagcatgatcagtatgcagtattctaacatgataacgaccccaaacacacctccaagaggaccactgccttgcttaagaagctgagggtgaaggtgatggactggccaagcatgtctccagatctaaaccctactgagcatctgtggggcatcctcaaacagaaggtggaggagctcaaggtctctaacatccaccagctccgtgatgtcgtcatggaggagtggaagaggactccagtgggaacctgtgaagctctagtGAACTCCATGCCAAAGAGGgctaaggcagtgctggaaaataatggtggccacacaaaatattgacactttgggcccaattttgaAATTTTCACattagggatgtactcacttttgttgccagcagtttagacattaatggctgagtgttgagttattttgaggggacagcaaatttacactgttacacaagctgtacactcactactttacattgtagcaaagtgtcatttcttcagtgttgtcatatgaaaagatataatcaaatatttacaaaaatgtgaggggtgtactcacttacTGTACATACTTCACATACACTATACTCCGACAGGGATACTGTGAGAGCCCGTcaatatttaatcaggtactaGCTCAAGATCTCCCAACCCTGGAATGTCAAAGTACTGTGTTGCAATACGTCATCATCTTTTGATCTGTAGTCCGTCCAAAGAGCAGTGTCAGCAGGATTCGTTGAAAATCCTGACGATGCTCGCCGAAATTGGGCAAAAGGTAAGCAAAGGGAAAGTGTAGTCTTGCAGacaaaaagtgaaatatttgggTCACAAATTGGAAGGGGAAAGCCGTACAAGTAAACCAAAACATGTGGAAGCTATAAGTAGAGCACCATAACCACAGACGGTAAAACAAATGATGGCCTTTTTGGGTATGGCAGGATTTAGTAGGCCTTGGGTGTGTAAGTTTGCTTTAAGGATTCAACCGTTAAGAGACATGATAAAAAGCAGCTGATCAATCACAACCAAATGCTTCACTTGTCTGGACTTCTGAGGCCTTAGCAGCCTTTGTAAAAATGCTCTACTGACCGCGCCCGCATTAGTGAACCCAGATTACAGCAACCCTTTTCATCTCTATGTCTCCGAAAGAAAGGGATATGATGTCGGCTGTCCAACACCAACAGGGCATGGGTAAACAAGCAATAGCGTATTACAGTACGGCGcttgataatgtagaaaatGGGACATCCGGTTATACTGTACACTAAGCACGCTGTGAATGTGCTTTTAACAAACCAAACGTTCGTGATAACAAACTCTCGTCGTACGGGGTATGATTCTATTCTATCGGCCACAGAACTAACTGTTGAACGCCGTACAATGGCTGTATAAAACGGGGGGCAAAGAAAAAACAGGAACAGGGCTGTGACGTAGTATAGATGGGTTGTGCGTGACCCCAGCAAGCTTTCTCCGGCAGTTAATAAACGAAGCCCATGGTTTAGATCATActaacagaacagaaacaatcTGAAAGATCCATAGACTAGTGGTCGCCATATCTGGCCAGTGCGGTGGACCACGCTCTCAGTAACTGTGAAACGTGCATTGGGAATAATGTCCGGGACAAACATTAGAATGTCTTGCGGTGGCCCTCAGTGGTCTCATTCTCATCCTGGCCCTTCTTGTGGTGAGGCATCACCGCCTCATGGGGGGAGGAGGATGCCAGTGATCATGTGTACGAAGCAATAACCAGAGCCACCTCCGGGATAAGAGGAGCTGATGCACAGTGTTATGAAACAgtatttgaattgttttattggtttggttattttatttattgtttttgattTATCGGAAGTgtgttattgttattgatttGTCATCCTTAGGCCCTGAAATGCAAGGTAGTGGTCTGTACGACCTATTGGAGAATAAGACAGGGCCGACAAAGGGATATCAGTGTTAAACATGGCAATATACAGGTATGTGAGTTGAGTGCAGCCAGATAACAGATCTTTATGTCCAGCCTGCCACAACTAAATATAAGTAATCCAAACAACATGTATCGATATGAGTAAGGGTGGGAGTTAGTGAAGCCAGGTTTTGATTCAGCTATGATTACCATGTCATGTGGGTTATGTTTAGTGTTTGcttgaatgtgcatgtgtgttccAGAAAGTGAAGAAGAAGTGATGAGCCatgccctgggtgtaagtgctagcgtAACATCTCCCCAAGGGCGGCCATCTACGGTATGTAAAGTGCCTGGGccgaagacaaccagcatactGAAGGACACTGCCGAATGGAGGAGAATGGACTTTGACTTGTTGAAACAAACTGTTTAATGGAGTTGTTATGAACTGTTTATGACGATACATGCAACGTGTAAAGAATTGTAAATGCAAACAGGCACAGGAAAAGGTAAAGGGGTGCTGTCGAGCAAAgggtgctggcagggtgggaatttttcctcacaGAGGTTTTATCGCCCACCCCTGGGTGCGTAAAGTACAAATTGTGAAAAGCATTCacggtcatttttttttttttttaatgcacctgtatgtgaacctctaggattatcagtttttttgaaggtgaaattagagctcatcaggctggaaaaaggttacaaaaccatctcgaAAGAGTTTGCACTCCACAAATCcagagtcagacagattgtgtacaaatggaggaaattcaagaccctTGTTACCCTCCCCAAGAGTGGAGACCAATAAAGATCACTCTTTATGGTTTAAAttagaagcgttatgtttggagaaaggaaaacattgcATTTCAGCATAAGAACGTTACCCCATCTGtgaagcataccacatcatctgtcaaacatggaggtggtgTTATGGCATTGGCATACAGCGCTCCCAATGGAACTGGGTAACTGGTGTTTTTTGATAATGTGACTTCTGATAGAAATGGcgggatgaattctgaagtgtatagagctcTATTTTCtactcagattcagtcaaactCTGCAAAACTGATAAGACTGCACTTCACAGTACTGATAAATTTAGACCTAAAACATACTGTGATCCCAAGGACGTAAGACAAGGAAGTTAAATGTCCAATGTCCTCAAACCAACTGAGCTGCTTTTCTCTTACTGAACACACAATTAAAGGAAGGAAGACCCACAAACAATCAACAATAGAgagcagctgcagtaaaggcctgatGAAGCATCTCAatggaggaaactcagcatttggtgatgccTATGGCTTCCAGACTTCAgacagtcattgactgcaaaggatttgcatctgAGTATTAAAAacaatcctaatatttatgattgttactTTGTCCAATTagttttgagcctgtgaaaatggaggcactttgttaaaataaaaagctgtaatactaaaatggttaatgcaatatattttttaaacctcttgaattaaagctgcaattttacactacacttcatttaaaatccattagaatacttatggacctgattgGATATGTACAGTTCAGAAATACATTTCACTATAATACACGTTTATTGTAAGCAAACAACCAGGAACTTTTTGCCCCATTTGGAACCCAAGTTGAGCTACACACTACATCCCCATCTCTACACTGTGTGGTGCATTGCCTCTCTGAAATTTAGTTCATTACCCAGGTCTAAGGAGAAGAATGACTATGGTGAAATTCTGGGTAAGATACCCACCTCATCGAAATCCCACACACCAAGTCCCAATCTCACCATGTATTACAGAACAGCCAGTCAGTATACTGACGAATTAACTCTGTTGGTTGCCAACCCATTAACCATCTTTGGCAGTATTCACTGGTCACAGCAGCTTTTCTGTCACTGATGCGGCTAATGGTTTCTGGTCTGTTCAACTACACGCTGAAAGACAACCTTGACTTGCATTCAGAGGGGGGGATGTGCAGTTTCAGTCGATTAAATTACCAGGTTTCTTAACAGCCCGAACATTTAATCAGCAGACAGTTACAAAACATCAAATCATTCCATTCATTCTATGTACATCGATTTAGTGAGGATTAGAAGACACACGAGAAAGACTGAAAGGCATGGTTAAATTTCTTGGTGAGTAAAGATCACAAAAGCTCAACAATGTTTCAGGACTCTGGACCATTTGCATGTATTAAATTTAACATTCTTTATGACAGTTTTATATCTAGAGCTGTCTCTGAGTATGTTCTAGATTTTAatcattgccttttttttttttttggaacagtGGGTCTTTTTCACTGAACAAACCAAGGTCAGAGATAACATTCCCTGGCTCAGACTTCCTTCTTAACTATTTCCACTCCCTTCTCTTTTATGTCCTCTCTACAATAAGCAAGGCCTTCCCACTCTGTAGAACAGACTGGTGTAGAcattttgatatttctgttggtGCTGTAAAGACACTCAAAGTGGACAATAAAGAGACTGTATGAAGATCAATCCAATCTCCTGATCATCTTTGCTGAACATCTAACATGGCAACACAGAATCAGTGTTTTGCAGTGGTTTATCTCTGTCTCCATATTTAAATACTATCAAAATACTTTGGTCTGAATTAAACCTAAGAATATGGGAATGCTATGAGGAAGTGTGTCAGATTTATTCTGcaatatctgaaatatttaaccTGTAATACTAGAGTACCTTTGGTGGACTTTTGTCCACCATCTAATAGCATCATTACAGATCTATTGATGATTAAAGTGGTAGTAATGTAATTTGACTAACTCATTAAAATCCAACAGGTAAACTTGATTCAAGTTTGATGAAGTATGATTAATATGATGAGCTTACCCGTGAGTGTCAAAGCAAAACATCTGAAGATTTATACATGTaatatttcagatttttaaaaagatattacACAACTATGAGAAAACCTGTTTATGATTTGCATTAAGGAGAATTTTTGTTGATTAATAAGGAAAGTATAAATTTGGTGCATTATTAAACGTGTGATTTATCAAAGTGAAGGGGTCATCTAACACAGACCCCTGGTAATGTACTCTCGCAATGCTCCATTCACTGTATATCCACAATTGTGATAGTGATCCTGCATAAAAGACTTGCAGGTCATACAAACATCATCTTACTTCTTAAAATGAACATATATACAACAAAAATCCATTCATTGACCTTACTGCATAActgttatcctggtcagggttgtagtAAATCTGAAAACTTTATCAGGAACACTGGGTTCAAGGGACCATGGATTGGATGCAGTTCCATCAGAGGATGTTCAAAAGGCATATATGGGTGTGGTGGTCTGGCATCCCCATACTTTTGGCCAGACAGGGTAGTTAGCTGTAGTTAAACCAACGCTGCAAAGCCAGAGCAACTGGAAATTATCTCTTCAAATTGCCTGTAAACACATCCATCTTCTTTTGGCTTGGAAAGGTGTAGAGTTCGATAGTATGCACAACGTGACATCTAAGAAACAAAATTCTAgctcacattaaaaaaaataaaaatcattggtcGATTAAAGTAGGGATAGCCATTGGTTAAATATGTATTGTTGTATTGCATTCTTGGTGCATAGCATTCAGGTGAAACCAGGAAAATTACATGAATTCTACTACAAAGTGGACAGTAAGCAATAAAGTCCCTTGCAAGAAAAGTTTTATGCCAGAATTTCCCTTACCctcccataaaaaaaaaagaggaaaattaaAAAGATGCATCTAAATTTAAGAAATTCACATATCAAGAGCTGGTGGCTTTATGTTAGAGCACTTGTGTGTCCTTAACGAACTTGAATGAGTATAGCTCCGTCCACAGTGTCCGCAGAGGTATGGCTTCTGTCCTGTATGACTCTGCTGGTGGCTGTGGAAGGTACTCTGTTCACgaaaacttttcccacactgcAAGCAATGATATGgcctctctcctgtgtgaatgcgctggtgttgttTGAGATGGCTTTCTTGcataaaactcttcccacactgttcaCAGTGATATGGCCTTAcacctgtgtgaatgcgctcatgtcGTTGGACACTACTCtgacaagtaaaactcttcccacactgtccacagtgatacggcctctctcctgtgtgaatgcgctggtgttgttgAAGATAACTCTGGtaaataaaactcttcccacactgtccacagtgatacggcctctctcctgtgtgaatgcgctggtgttgttgAAGAGAACTCTGGtaaataaaactcttcccacactgtccacagagatatggcttctctcctgtgtgaatgcgctcatgttCCTGAAGATTACCCTCTCgactaaaactcttcccacactgtccacagtgatatgGCCTTAcacctgtgtgaatgcgctcatgtcGTTGGACACTACTCtgacaagtaaaactcttcccacactgtccacagtgatatgGTCTTACACCTGTGTGAATACGCTCATGTCGTTGGAGATGACTCTGGTAAGTAAAACTCTTCTcgcactgtccacagtgatacttctctcctgtgtgaatgcgctggtgtcgtTGGAGAGCACTCTGgtaagtaaaactcttcccacactgtccacagtgatacttctctcctgtgtgaatgcgctggtgtcgtTGGAGAGCACTCTGGtaaataaaactcttcccacactgtccacagtgatacggcttctgtcctgtgtgaatgcgctcatgttCCCGAAGATTACCCTCTCgactaaaactcttcccacactgtccacagtgatacggccttacacctgtgtgaatgcgctcatgtcGTTGGAGAGCATTCTGgtaagtaaaactcttcccacactgtccacagtgatacttttctcctgtgtgaatgcgctggtgttgttgAAGAGAACTCTGGtaaataaaactcttcccacactgtccacagagATACGGCTTCTGTCCTGTGTGAATGCACTGGTGTGTCCGAAGATGACCCTTTTGACTAAAACTGTTCCCGCACTGTCTACAGTCATACGGCcgctctcctgtgtgaatgcgcttgtGTGTCCGAAGATGACCCTTTTGACTAAAACTGTTCCCGCACTGTCTACAGTCATACGGCcgctctcctgtgtgaatgcgcttgtGTGTCCGAAGATGACCCTTTTgactaaaactcttcccacactgtccacagtgatacggcttctgtcctgtgtgaatgcgctcatgtcGTTGGAGATAACTCTGACAAGTAAAACTCTtaccacactgtgagcagtgatacggcttctctcctgtgtgaatgcactCGTGTTCCCTAAGATTACCCTCtcgattaaaactcttcccacactgtccacagagatacggcttctctcctgtgtgaatgcgctcatggCGGTGGAGATAACTCtgacaagtaaaactcttcccacactgggaACAAtcatacggcttctctcctgtgtggacACGCTTGTGATTTTTGAGATGATGACTtttagtaaaactcttcccacaatcTGAGCAGTGGTACATCTGaaaaaaaaccataataaaataaataattaaataaataattttagattgTCCACACGTGGTTATGGAATTATTACTGGAAATGTCTCCTACAATACTGTAATACGGCTTCACCAACCAATCACCCACTTTAATGGCTGTAGGACCCCAAATTTTAGGAATGCAAATGCAGACGGAGctgctaaattaataatttacagtgggagaaataagtattgggcgcgtcaacatttttttcagtaaatatatttccaatgaggctattcacattcaattttcaccagacatcagtattcactcaagaaatccacacatttaaagaaatcggaatactccacatgtcttaattcaatttgtgtttacttcgagtatgactttagccggattaaggtgatcaataatcgctgtttacatggtactttcttaatcagaatattttcttaatatcgaaatattgttgtccatgtaaacatactgtctGACAGGTATTCCAATGCACCAATTCACCTGTCACCAATCGTTGTATGTCCAGAGAGGCATAATCTcgcttttattaatttattaatttaatagttATGGTTTACTAACTTACTGTTATGTGTTAGCTGTTAGCATAACGTTATCTTCCTTAATAGCAAAtatggctaattttattatttaccaaAAAATTCTTAcctttttattgtgtgtttgaAATAGACCTGCAGGATATAAttcctgtatatatatatatatatatatatatatatatatatatatatatatatatacacacacacacacacacacacacacacacacacacacacacacacagaatctcacaaaagtgagtacacccttcacatttttgtaaatatttgattatatcttttcatgagacaacactgaagaaatgacactttgctacaatgtaaagtagtgagtgtacagcttgtgtaacagtgtaacttTGCcgtccctcaaaataactcaacacacagccattaatgtctaaacccctggcaacaaaagtgagtacatccccaagtgaaaatgtcaaaattgggcccaaagtctcaatattttgttttccattattttccagcactgccttaaccgtcttgggcatggagttcaccagagcttcaccaGTTGCCACTgaagtcctcttccactccttcatgacgacatcacggaactggtggatgttagagaccttgagCTCCTTGAACTTctatttgaggatgccccacagatgctcaatagggtttaggtctggagacatgcttggccagtcaaatcaccttcagcttctttagcaaggcagtggtagtcttggaggtgtgtttggggttgttatcatgccctgcttcagtatgtcacagtacatgttggcattcatggttccctcaatgaactgtagctccccagtgccggcagtattcatgcagccccagaccatgacactcccaccaccatgcttgactgtaggcaagacacacttgtcttgttactcctcacctggttgccaccacacacccttgacaccatctgaaccaaatacgttaatcttggtctcatcagaccacaggacatggttccagtactCCATGTCcatagtctgcttgtcttcagcaaactgtttgcggggtTTCTTGTGCATCacctttagaagaggcttccttctgggatgaaaGCCATgtagaccaatttgatgcagtgtgccatgtatggtctgagcactgacaggctaaccgcccaccccttcaacctctgcagcaatgctggcagcactcatacatctatttcccaaagacaacctctgggtATGACGCTGaccacgtgcactcaacttctttggtcgaccatggtgaggcctgttctgagtggaacctgtcctgttaaatcgctgtatggtcttggccaccatgctgcag
It encodes:
- the LOC108273002 gene encoding zinc finger protein 850 codes for the protein MKSESRRRSLGKSPQTPAATGSKMYHCSDCGKSFTKSHHLKNHKRVHTGEKPYDCSQCGKSFTCQSYLHRHERIHTGEKPYLCGQCGKSFNREGNLREHECIHTGEKPYHCSQCGKSFTCQSYLQRHERIHTGQKPYHCGQCGKSFSQKGHLRTHKRIHTGERPYDCRQCGNSFSQKGHLRTHKRIHTGERPYDCRQCGNSFSQKGHLRTHQCIHTGQKPYLCGQCGKSFIYQSSLQQHQRIHTGEKYHCGQCGKSFTYQNALQRHERIHTGVRPYHCGQCGKSFSREGNLREHERIHTGQKPYHCGQCGKSFIYQSALQRHQRIHTGEKYHCGQCGKSFTYQSALQRHQRIHTGEKYHCGQCEKSFTYQSHLQRHERIHTGVRPYHCGQCGKSFTCQSSVQRHERIHTGVRPYHCGQCGKSFSREGNLQEHERIHTGEKPYLCGQCGKSFIYQSSLQQHQRIHTGERPYHCGQCGKSFIYQSYLQQHQRIHTGERPYHCGQCGKSFTCQSSVQRHERIHTGVRPYHCEQCGKSFMQESHLKQHQRIHTGERPYHCLQCGKSFREQSTFHSHQQSHTGQKPYLCGHCGRSYTHSSSLRTHKCSNIKPPALDM